In Ananas comosus cultivar F153 linkage group 14, ASM154086v1, whole genome shotgun sequence, the genomic stretch TGAGGTAGAAACATAAAGATCTTACCTGCACTATAATTGCTGTAACATTTTTAAACAGTAATTTAACAGTTATCCATATGAGGTAGAAACATAAAGATCTTACCTGAACTACATCGCATTTTAGAATGGGAACCCAAATTTTAAGAGCTCGAAGTTACTACCTTATCTTTCACTACTATATGTTTCGTAAGGTTTCACAAAGGTCTGTTACAAGTTCACGGTTTCCGTCAGAAAAGTTATTGAATATTCCATTAAGTTACAAAAATTTCCATTAGGACACAGAATATTCCATTCAAAAAGGATAAAAGTACCGCTAATTTCTAACTGAGAGGCAGTTGAGTTGAAAATAGCAAACGATTGGGaagtaaaataataaacatTTAACGTTCTTAGCAATTAATAAGTTAAAAGTGATTGCAGATAGAACTCGCTTTCGATTCCATCTTTAGAATTTTATACATTAATAACGTGATTCTGACCTCGATAGGATTAGCTCCGGTATCCACCCCAGCTGCTGAAGCTTGCGAGAAACGGAAACTGCATCTATCCGCCCGAGTTTGCTCAACGGTCGATCATGGTCTAATAAAAGGAAGAGGTAATCACTACATTATCTTGAGATTTCGGCGGAACAGAAAAGTCAGCCTAAGAACTTACCTTTTCTATATCACCTTTGCATGATTTAGTAATAATATGATGGCAAAAATTACGTAAAAATTGCAAAGCAAAGCACGTAAATTATAGAACTTTCATTAAGGACGTAAGTGTAAGATTGATTCCAACCTCTTTGCTTCTGAAGCAAttgaatattaataaattacttCATAAACTATAGAATGATGGATAGAAGAAGAATCAACAGTAGCAACTTAGAAGATTTAatctaaaacaaaattttcagaATTCCTAATAACCTCTGCTGATTTTATATTTACTCTAATCTTAAACACTAGCATGCAAATCCTTACGATACCACTCTTTTAAGTCGGATTAATATTGTCGAACGTCGGTTAATGAAGTGATGCTATTGctttaacaaattaaatacaATGACAATATTGAAATAAAGATGAAACTTTAGTTTAGTAAACGAAAACTAAATACCCCTAAGGGTCCGTTTGGTTTGCGTTATGTAGCATCACTTGTTATCTCAACGTGACTAGTAATCTGACATCTGTTATTTAGATTACTACTAATATTACATTATTTCATTTGGTTCGATGCAGCAATGTAATGTCGAATTACTACGTATATAAGATTATTTGTCTGGATCatcttatatttaattaaataagaaataaatattgaatttattttCGATTTAAATTTGAGGCAATTGGGATGTGGAGggttaattttgtatttttgcatCAGTTGCAGGATAACCTGCGCTCAGTAATGTTAAGATACTCACTCCACTCGCTATTTATATTTTGGGGGTTATCTTGTGCTATTGGTAATGTTGCACTACCAATTTGATTACTTGTCAAATGaaccaaatatagtaatttGAAAAGATTACTGCGGGATACCTTGTAATTTTAGTAGGATAAtgcaaaccaaacgcaccctaaagtaaattttattttactacaaaGTAATTTTCCCCACTTTCgtaaagttgaaaaaataaataaacaaattttgacaCAAATCCAATTCAGTCTAATTCACATGAAGCACACATACCATGTCATCAATCAAATAACAAAACAGTCAAAAAGATCAAATTTCGACATAAATCCAATTCAGCATAATTCACATGAAGCACACATACCATGCCATCAATTAAATAACAAAACAGtcaaaaagatcaaattttgaCACAAATCCAATTCAGCATAATTCACATGAAGCACACATATCATGCCatcaattaaataagaaaacagtCAAAAAGATCAAATTTCAACACAAATCCAATTCAGCGTAATACACATGAAGTAAACATACCATGTCATCAATCAAATCAGTCAAAAAAGATCAAATTTCGACATAAATCCAATTCATCATAATTCACATGAAGCACGCATACCataaaatcaattaaataagaaaacagtCAAAAAGATCAAATTTCGACACAAATCCAATTCAGCCTAATTCACATGAAGCACACATACCATGTTATCAATTAATAACAAAATagtcaaaaagataaaatttcaaCACAAACCCAATTCGACGTAATTCACATTAACCAAACATATCACATCAATTAAACAATAAAACACTTGAAAAGCTAAAATTTGGGTCAAACCCACTTCAACTTAATCCGCGTGAATTCTGAATACCATGCCAATTTCTTATCAAACCAACCAATTACTGATACCATGATTACATGAAATAAAACTAGTCAAACAGttgaaaaatatcaaattttgacACAGACCCAATTCAACCTAATTCACCAGAAGCACAAATCCACAtcactcaaataaaaaaatgaaaaaaaaagattaaaaaggtCAAATTTCGACATCACTCAAATACCACAtcactcaaataaaaaaaaaagggttaaaaagATCAAATTTCCACACAAATCCAATTCAACTTAGTATACATTAAGCACACATATCACATAACTTAATTGATAatactattaaataaaaatgatgaaatttttggCACAAACCCAATTCACCCTAAATCCACATCAACCACATATACCACATAActtaattgataaaaatattaataaaaaataccaAATTTTGGCACAGACCCAATTTAACCTAATTCACCTAAAGCAAAAATACCACAtcactcaaacaaaaaaaacagaaaaaagagggttaaaaaagatcaaattttgtCACAAATCCAATTCAACTTAATCCACATTAAGGACGCATATCACACCACTTAATTGAtgatactattaataaaaaagatcaaattttggCACAAACCCAATCACTCTAAATCCACATCAACCATATCAACCACATCACTTAAtcgataaaactaaaaaaaaagatcaaattttggCACAAACCCACTTCGCCCTAATCCACAGGAAGCACGAATACCACCCCAATTCGAAACCTAACCAAAACCTAAACCCTCTGCATCCCGATTCCATCAAAAACGAGAAAATGAATGCgaaatagtagtagtagtagtagtagtagtagtaccCCTGGTGAGGCGATCCCCGAGGGCGCTCTCAGcgtggcggaggaggatgaggcggcggcgcgggagctccaccacggcctccgcctccgccaccgccgcctccgccgccgaggcggcggaggccgaaATGGGGGATCGGGATCGGGATCGAAAGGGGAGAGAGTAAACCCtacaactactactactactactactactatggCGACGAAGAATCCTAcgagggggagaggagggggagaggagaaggggaggagggttagggttagggtttagggttacggaggaggaggaggaggaggagaagaagctcaTTTTTTGAGTGAGGAGTGTGGTGGATGagcttaaattaaatcaaattaaaaataataataataaaggtaAAAATGCATTGAGGCCCTCCTACTATGGAAGAATTGGAATTTACCTCCTTGAACtatgtatttggtttaaaaaaaaaaagggatttccattttttgggaaaaataatgtttattaaatttttaaaaaaatatttcgttaaatataTCTATTGTTGTCACACCTATGGGATGCAGATTTGAGAGGAAGATTAATTTGAAACCGCTTGATCACTATAAGAATAATGTCGTCAAATCGTGAAAATTCGTTATCTTTGAAattcaaatagtttaaattgtatTTAATAGTATTGATCGCGGATTCAAATGGCCCATCGTCAGAATGCggcattaattaaaaaaagtggTCTCTGCATTACAGTATTTGGTTTTTAGTTCAAatagggacaaaaattttatgggcaccgNATCGtgcaaaaataatttgtttgagcACGTTGCCCCGATGAGTGCCGCGTATGCAGCAGCGTCCATCCGTACCCttccttccccctctctttctctctcttcctaaaAATCAAGCCCaccatttttattattatttttttttagggtgcGGATGGGCGTTGCTgcacacgcggcgcccatccagGCACCGTGCCCAAAtaaattgtttgggcacggtgcccataaaatttttatccttCAAATAgtttaagatcatatttaatagtatagatcgttaattcaaataaaagtaaacgGCGTGAAATGCCCCACTGTGAATCCATAAGAAGGTTTAGAAGGCAAGTGGCCTGGGATTTAAGCCCAATAGAATGAGGGCCCATTTTGTTGGCCTATTTATGACTCGAAACCTTAAATTGTAGCCCAAACAAAGCCTAGTTTACAATTGATGCTTTGAGGGCCGATCCAGTGATCTCTACTCGTACCCGCGGGTGCCTACAGTTTACCTGCAAATTTTCAGGCATAAGCACTAGTTCTCTTTACCCACAGTATTGCGAGTAAAACTGGTGGGTacccattaaaaattatgagtaTTTTGGAAGACTCTGACGTATCTGTTTTAAAACATTAGGCAGCCAAATAACCGATAAGTTATGtgtatttttaccaaaaaaataaaaattataaaaaaaacactCCTACTTTAGGTACATAATGAATATCACGTGCACATACTGAAGAGATAATAGAAAAGACAAACAGCGAAGACAATAATTCTTAAGGGGTTTAGCTCTGACACCATTTTAATAGAATGTCCTAAAGgtcatggctactatactattatgagtattggagccctcgtactcataagttgttttcaatgatggagtttccgaatcgacgattcactccgttaaatatgatctagagtatttgaaacttctagtaaataaattttgtaaattttcgaaatcataataaagtccatcaagtgggcataaaatgaacggtcaaaatcgaacgacgtcctaaaaaaggatgatcggatcctttaattcaagatcggagttattgatctttatctatgcagtgaatagaattttctatcaaaaattcaacaaattccgattcttttacaccgttaaactagcaagtatcccataccggccgttaaaaattgtcaaatttgtgacctcttaatcgtaagataaatgatgtcgaaaattcataaaatttgatttctagaagttttaaatgtcataaataacgtttaacggtgtggatcgtcgattcggaagttatatcatcgaaaacaacttatgagtacgagggcgatcgtactcataatagtatagtaggcGGACCCTGTCCTAAATATCGAATTTACTCAAAACAATATGTTGGGTATTTGTTATTAGTTAAAATAGATCCAAATTCTTACCTAGGGACAATTGGCCCAGGAGTCTAAAAAGTTAGGTTGGATTAAGCCCAATAAGTTGAGTAGGGTTGCGATTCACAATATacttaatgtttttttttttttttgagaaatacaATATACTTAATGTTAATAGACTCAACAATAGATCTAACGTTTATGTGGATTGAATCAGATCAAAATCTGTAAGTGCTGTAGTTGAGGCGTTAAGTGCATAGGGTGCGCTCTCCTATTGGTATGTGCTTTTGGAATAGTTTGTTAGCGCTTACGATCCAAAAGGATAAcaggaaaaataataaaatgataaacgAGAATTTTTAGGGGGTTTAGAATTAGCTCTGATGCTGTTTTGGTAGGATACCGTAAAAATTGAATCTAGTATAAAATGGTCTAGTGTTAGTCTTAACAATCGCAATCCCATACTCAATGGGGAGTGACATTTTCACTAAAATGTAAACATTTACCCTTCAATCTTTTCAACCTGGATTGCACAGTGACAATCAACTTCACTATTtcaaatagaatatatatataatatatatatatatatatatatatatatagagagagagagagagagagagagagagagagtgttgagctggaatattattggtagcaaacggactccgttgccacccatttatttttgatgatggagcctcaCGATCGGCACCAGTGaaaataatctataccacttgaagtatctagaaattaaatttcatgcttttacgatattgttctcttgtccatcaagagggtgtaaaaatgaacggttgaaaatgaatatcctctaaaatgtgatgataggaattttataatcaagatcgagagtatagatcttgttctaaatagttttaaaaaaattttaaccaaaattcaattgatttggataactttacaccgttaaacaaaaaaacgtctcatatctatcattaaaattgtaaattttgaaactgtgagatcattaggtcaatgatgttgaaaagatttgaaatttgatttttagatacttcaagtggtatagattatatccaacggtgccgatcgtcgatttgaaggtttcatcatcaaaacaaatgggtgacaacagagcccatttactatcaatagcattccaactcatctctctctctctctctctctctctctctctatatatatatatataaaacattcaTGAAATATTACAAATCAACTAAACAAATAGCTTTTTAACAAGAAAATCTTTTGGTTTGTGCATATCATTGGCTAAGGAAATAAATGAAACCTATGATAGGGTCCTCCTCTCCAATGCCATAAATGGGCCCCATATGTTGTTGTAAAGTTTAATTAGGGTTTTGCAACAAACATGTTGATGTGCCAGTGATGCTTCTTTGATCTTAGTTAGTTGCCTTTTCTTGCAGGGATTCTTGTCCCCACTGGTCCTGTTTTTCAAGCTGTATTGTACTAGAAAGCTCATCAATTTATTCTTCTGGTCCCAATTAACCTCTCAATAGAAGcaaactctcctctctcttctttagggcatctctctctctctctctctctctctctctctctctctcttctttgtgTGTCTACTACTGTTCTACATGATCTCATCACATGTGTAATTAatgatctctctttctctctatctgTCTCTCTCCTCTTTGTGTGTCTTCTACATGACCTCATGCATGTACATGTAAtcaatattctctctctctctcacttctccctctcttctctttgTGTGTTTCCTACATGATCTCATCATGTGTAATcaatgatctctctctctctctctctctctctctctctctctctctcattttgtgTGTGATGTATTGGaaggggtaaattgcattgaGAGTCAATGTAAAATCTATTTTGTGGCTTGATAACTAATTTTGTTTACACAAATATATTAGTTTCTAAGTTTTCACATATATTGCATTTTACTTTCTGGCAACTAAAACAAGTCGTATTCAtgatttttattgtaaaataactTTAATTCATGTGAAATAATctaaaataaagtaattattttatttgtatttaaggAATTGAAATATAACAGCCGAGAAAGTTTAAATGTTTGatggaataaaaagaaaaagccatgTAGCAATAACCGTTTgctctccaaaagcttaaggtAGCTACTAGATAAGGGTATTTTTGATATATCTATTCAATGCTTCTCCACACATTTGGGTTCGGGACTTGTTGATTGGCTTAAGGCATgcatgaacttgaattaaatagaaggaaaattcAAATAACGCTGCTAGCCTAGCGGGATTCGAGTTTAGACCTTCATGCTCTAATGCCTGTTAAATTGCGTGAAAACAACCGTTGTTCTCcacaaaaatttaactttttcccaaaaatgatatatatttttaatatttatagccAACAACCCATACATTAAATTCACCCCATATAAGTAATGGGAAAATCACATGCATGTTCACATGAAAATAGGTGCAAGAAAGGAATGCTCATATTAGTGACATAGCCATAGATCATGAGCAAAGTGTGAGGAAGCACACAATGCTCTTATCACACAAACATTAAAACTTTCATATGAACatttttgagagatatactATGGTAGTGCATGTGACCAAAATAAAGCTAGATCATTAATTTGCTTAGAAAGTTTAATTGGTAATGTGATTAATTAGGCTATTATGATTGAAGTTGTAGTTGGTGCAATTAATTAAGCAATTCCATTATCAACATAATAAATAGCTTCTCTAAACCTATCCTACATAATGAAAATGTTTCAAGTGATAAGTAATTTGCTTCAATGTATATGTTTCTAGTGTGAATCTTATATGGCTTAAAGAAGTAGCAAACACAAATTTGGCAGTGTATGTTTCGATCTTAAAGAGttcttattctttttccttcttttttttttttaaccttttttgtGTGTTGAGTTGTTAATTTGAACAAACCATCCTAGTTTAATTTCTTTCCAATTCAAAGTCAAAAAGTTTCATGCATGACTTATTCTTCATGGATCCACAAACTagttgcttaatttttttttttaaatactacaGCTTTTCTATTGCTGAAGCCATCAATTTTTATACTTATTCCAATTCCTCTCAAAAAGCATGCACTAGCGCCGATCCGGGGCTTATTTgaaccaaattttatacttaTGATCACATGCAATATGGAGGTAAGCTCTTTGATAACATAAGAAATATATTATTTcatgtaactttattttaaaacataccatatatatacatatatatgatcCTTCAACCACCTTGACT encodes the following:
- the LOC109720658 gene encoding uncharacterized protein LOC109720658 yields the protein MSFFSSSSSSSVTLNPNPNPPPLLLSPSSPPRRILRRHSSSSSSSSCRVYSLPFRSRSRSPISASAASAAEAAVAEAEAVVELPRRRLILLRHAESALGDRLTRDHDRPLSKLGRIDAVSVSRKLQQLGWIPELILSSDAARTKETLQILQEHAQGFSEAEVRFVPSFYSIAAMDGQTAEHLQKAICEYSRDEILTVMCMGHNRGWEEAASMFSGGTVELKTCNAALLEAAGKSWDEAFSSAGLGGWKLCGIVRP